One window of the Lysobacter sp. S4-A87 genome contains the following:
- a CDS encoding efflux RND transporter periplasmic adaptor subunit, whose translation MSAARKSVQPSNPRKPNVWIRRGIAAAVVLALAGGGYWYVRQRDAEAATGAYRTAPVERGDIRVAISSTGTLSAISTVTVGSQISGQVTDVLVDFNDQVKRGQVIARIDPKTYQAQIAQGNAQIANARAALSQAQASLVNAELDYRRKADLGARQLVARSDVDLARAALDQARAQVNAAQASIQQQTASTETTQVNLDRTVIRSPVDGVVLTRSIEPGQTVAASLQAPELFKIAEDLAKMKIELAVDEADIGQVRTGQGVSFTVDAFPDRQFRGTVEQVRLSATTTNNVVTYPVVVTVDNSDGTLLPGLTVNAEIEVSRRDDVLKVSNAALRFKPADDAANATAAAPQGGRQGGSGVIDDLTRTASTLNLNASQQAAFDAAVASVRERQAARQAQAAQAGGGNRLFGGGGGGGGGRGGGGPVVVGGGSGSGNLQAQMRQRIADRFREDFSEFRAGLDATQQGKWDGALSALLNAKRAPLYRLAAGKPEMLMVRIGASDGSSTEVSGGGLKQGDLIVTGERAKQ comes from the coding sequence ATGAGCGCAGCCCGCAAGTCCGTCCAGCCGTCGAACCCCCGCAAGCCCAATGTGTGGATCCGTCGCGGCATTGCCGCTGCCGTCGTGCTCGCGCTTGCGGGCGGTGGCTACTGGTATGTCCGCCAGCGCGATGCCGAAGCCGCCACCGGTGCGTATCGCACCGCGCCGGTCGAGCGCGGCGACATCCGAGTCGCCATTTCCTCGACCGGCACGCTCAGCGCGATCTCCACCGTCACCGTCGGCAGCCAGATTTCCGGCCAGGTGACCGACGTGCTGGTCGACTTCAACGACCAGGTCAAGCGCGGCCAGGTGATCGCCCGCATCGATCCCAAGACCTACCAGGCCCAGATCGCCCAGGGCAATGCGCAGATCGCCAATGCGCGCGCGGCGCTGTCGCAGGCGCAGGCGTCGCTGGTCAATGCCGAACTGGACTACCGTCGCAAGGCCGACCTCGGCGCGCGCCAACTGGTCGCACGCAGCGATGTCGACCTGGCCCGGGCCGCCCTCGACCAGGCGCGCGCGCAGGTGAACGCGGCGCAGGCCTCGATCCAGCAACAGACCGCTTCGACCGAAACCACGCAGGTCAATCTCGACCGCACCGTGATCCGCTCGCCGGTCGATGGCGTCGTGCTGACGCGCAGCATCGAGCCGGGTCAGACCGTGGCAGCCAGCCTGCAGGCGCCGGAGCTGTTCAAGATCGCCGAGGACCTGGCGAAGATGAAGATCGAACTGGCCGTCGATGAGGCCGACATCGGCCAGGTCCGCACCGGCCAGGGCGTCTCGTTCACCGTCGATGCGTTCCCCGACCGCCAGTTCCGCGGCACCGTCGAGCAGGTGCGCCTGTCGGCGACGACGACGAACAATGTCGTGACCTATCCGGTCGTGGTGACCGTCGACAACAGCGACGGCACGCTGCTGCCGGGCCTGACGGTCAACGCCGAGATCGAAGTGAGCCGGCGCGACGACGTCCTGAAGGTGTCCAACGCCGCGCTGCGCTTCAAGCCGGCCGATGACGCCGCCAACGCCACGGCCGCGGCGCCGCAGGGCGGCCGCCAGGGCGGCAGTGGCGTCATCGACGACCTCACGCGCACCGCTTCCACGCTCAATCTCAATGCCTCCCAGCAGGCTGCGTTCGATGCCGCCGTGGCGTCGGTGCGCGAGCGCCAGGCGGCGCGCCAGGCACAGGCGGCGCAGGCCGGTGGCGGCAATCGCCTGTTTGGCGGTGGCGGTGGCGGTGGCGGCGGACGCGGCGGCGGTGGTCCGGTCGTGGTCGGCGGCGGCAGTGGCTCGGGCAACCTGCAGGCGCAGATGCGCCAGCGCATTGCCGACCGCTTCCGCGAGGACTTCTCCGAATTCCGTGCCGGCCTCGACGCAACGCAACAGGGCAAGTGGGACGGCGCCCTGTCGGCGTTGCTCAATGCCAAGCGCGCGCCGCTGTACCGACTGGCCGCGGGCAAGCCGGAAATGCTGATGGTGCGCATCGGCGCCAGCGACGGCAGCAGCACCGAGGTGTCGGGCGGCGGCCTCAAGCAGGGCGACCTGATCGTGACCGGCGAGCGGGCCAAGCAATGA
- a CDS encoding ABC transporter ATP-binding protein produces MSATAAISADTAPAVILTRGLCKTYSAHTEAEVQALRDVDLRIDRGEFVAIMGPSGSGKSTLMNLIGCLDTPTAGSYHCDGVDVSTLDPEELAVLRRDKIGFVFQGFNLLPRMSALENVAMPLGYAQVPPQERLERARAALVSVGLGERVGHRPSELSGGQQQRVAIARALINQPPILLADEPTGALDSKTGEEILALFKRLRDDNHTVVLITHDAEVAAHADRIYVMRDGELHAQEDAP; encoded by the coding sequence ATGAGCGCCACCGCCGCCATTTCGGCCGACACCGCGCCGGCGGTGATCCTCACGCGCGGCTTGTGCAAGACCTACTCGGCGCATACCGAGGCCGAGGTGCAGGCATTGCGTGACGTCGACCTGCGCATCGATCGCGGCGAATTCGTCGCGATCATGGGCCCTTCGGGGTCGGGCAAGTCGACACTGATGAACCTGATTGGTTGCCTCGACACGCCAACGGCCGGCAGCTACCACTGCGATGGCGTCGACGTGTCGACACTCGATCCCGAGGAGCTGGCGGTCCTGCGCCGCGACAAGATCGGTTTCGTCTTCCAGGGCTTCAACCTGCTGCCGCGGATGAGCGCACTGGAGAACGTGGCGATGCCGCTGGGCTACGCGCAGGTGCCGCCGCAAGAGCGGCTCGAGCGCGCCCGTGCCGCGCTGGTCTCGGTCGGCCTGGGCGAACGTGTCGGCCATCGCCCCAGCGAACTGTCCGGCGGCCAGCAGCAGCGCGTGGCCATTGCGCGCGCGCTGATCAACCAGCCGCCGATCCTGCTCGCCGACGAGCCCACCGGTGCGCTCGACAGCAAGACCGGCGAGGAGATCCTGGCGCTGTTCAAGCGCCTTCGCGATGACAACCACACCGTGGTGCTGATCACCCACGATGCCGAGGTCGCCGCGCATGCCGACCGCATCTACGTGATGCGCGACGGTGAGCTGCACGCGCAGGAGGATGCGCCGTGA
- a CDS encoding ABC transporter permease: protein MNFSDILRTAIHALRGNWMRSALTSLGVIIGIAAVIVMVSVGQGTQAEIDKMVSGLGSQRLDISSGAGRGPGGGGARMSASSFFTLNEGDVEAIRSEVPEVQYVAGALRGSTQVVYAENNASTSWQGVQPDFFDINGWVIGNGDGFDAQDYTSAGKVVILGETVRRTLFGDDPGVGQTIRLGRVPFTVVATLKPKGQGGFGQDQDDVVMVPLQTARRRLMGAMGLPAGAVTQIALTVADAKDLSYAQGEVEALLRQRHRIKPGDDDDFNVRNISEIVATRTATTRLMSLLLGAVATISLIVGGIGIMNIMLVSVTERIREIGLRMAVGAGPSDVRRQFLAEAMLISLIGGALGIAIGVVGALLVGKFGSLPVALNGQVIALAASFSIMTGLFFGYYPARKASQLDPIEALRQQ from the coding sequence GTGAATTTTTCCGACATCCTGCGCACGGCCATCCATGCCCTGCGCGGCAACTGGATGCGCAGCGCGCTGACTTCGCTGGGCGTGATCATCGGCATTGCCGCGGTGATCGTGATGGTGTCGGTGGGACAGGGCACCCAGGCCGAGATCGACAAGATGGTGTCGGGGCTGGGTTCGCAGCGCCTGGACATCAGCTCCGGCGCCGGCCGCGGTCCGGGCGGTGGCGGTGCGCGCATGAGCGCGTCGAGCTTCTTCACCCTCAACGAGGGCGACGTCGAGGCGATCCGCAGCGAAGTCCCGGAAGTGCAGTACGTCGCCGGTGCGCTGCGCGGCAGCACCCAGGTGGTGTACGCGGAGAACAATGCCTCGACCAGCTGGCAGGGCGTGCAGCCGGACTTCTTCGACATCAACGGCTGGGTCATCGGCAACGGCGACGGATTCGACGCGCAGGACTACACCAGCGCCGGCAAGGTGGTGATCCTCGGCGAGACGGTGCGACGCACGCTGTTCGGCGACGACCCGGGTGTCGGCCAGACCATTCGCCTGGGGCGCGTGCCGTTCACCGTGGTGGCCACGCTCAAGCCCAAGGGCCAGGGCGGCTTCGGCCAGGACCAGGACGACGTGGTGATGGTGCCGCTGCAGACCGCGCGCCGCCGCCTGATGGGCGCGATGGGCCTGCCCGCCGGTGCGGTGACGCAGATCGCGTTGACGGTGGCCGACGCCAAGGACCTCAGCTACGCCCAGGGCGAAGTGGAGGCGCTGCTGCGCCAGCGCCACCGCATCAAGCCCGGCGACGATGACGACTTCAACGTGCGCAACATTTCCGAGATCGTCGCCACGCGCACGGCGACGACGCGGTTGATGTCGCTGCTGCTGGGCGCGGTGGCGACGATTTCGCTGATCGTCGGTGGCATCGGCATCATGAACATCATGCTGGTCTCGGTGACCGAGCGCATCCGCGAGATCGGCCTGCGCATGGCGGTCGGAGCGGGGCCGTCGGACGTGCGCCGGCAGTTCCTCGCCGAGGCGATGCTGATCTCGCTGATCGGCGGTGCGCTGGGGATAGCGATCGGTGTCGTCGGGGCGTTGCTGGTCGGCAAGTTCGGCTCGCTGCCGGTGGCATTGAACGGCCAGGTGATCGCGCTCGCGGCGAGCTTCTCGATCATGACCGGGTTGTTCTTCGGCTATTACCCGGCACGCAAGGCCTCGCAGCTGGATCCGATCGAGGCGCTGCGGCAGCAGTAA
- a CDS encoding isoaspartyl peptidase/L-asparaginase, whose amino-acid sequence MTVNAHAADKPAAPKTALVIHGGAGFVPKDSISEEERRAYHTALNRALDAGNAVLKRGGSALDAVTAAVVVMEDAPQFNAGKGAVFNAKGGHELDAAIMEGHTRRAGSVAGVTTIKNPIKLARTVMEHSAHVMLAGAGAEAFADTRPEIERVPNHWFDTDKRRQQLEKAQREEAAKGKREASLVDDAPTYFGTVGAVALDAQGHIAAATSTGGMTNKKWGRVGDAPIIGAGTWADDGCGVSGTGWGEFYIRNAVAHDICARVAYRGDSLQAAAEEVVNRIVPAAGGDGGAIAMDRQGNIAMPFNSGSMFRGWIRTDGSRGTAIHEAE is encoded by the coding sequence ATGACCGTCAACGCTCATGCCGCCGACAAGCCCGCCGCGCCGAAAACGGCGCTGGTGATCCACGGCGGCGCCGGCTTCGTGCCCAAGGATTCGATCAGCGAGGAGGAGCGTCGCGCCTACCATACCGCGCTCAACCGCGCGCTCGATGCCGGCAACGCCGTGCTCAAGCGCGGTGGCAGCGCGCTCGATGCGGTGACCGCGGCGGTGGTGGTGATGGAGGACGCGCCGCAGTTCAACGCCGGCAAGGGCGCGGTGTTCAATGCCAAGGGCGGGCATGAACTCGATGCGGCGATCATGGAAGGCCATACCCGCCGTGCCGGCTCGGTCGCCGGCGTGACCACGATCAAGAACCCGATCAAGCTCGCACGCACGGTCATGGAGCACAGCGCGCACGTGATGCTTGCCGGCGCCGGTGCGGAAGCCTTTGCAGACACACGCCCCGAGATCGAGCGTGTACCCAACCACTGGTTCGACACCGACAAGCGTCGCCAGCAACTGGAAAAGGCGCAGCGTGAAGAGGCGGCCAAGGGCAAGCGCGAGGCCAGCCTCGTTGACGACGCGCCGACCTACTTCGGCACCGTCGGCGCGGTCGCGCTCGATGCGCAGGGCCACATCGCCGCCGCCACCAGCACCGGCGGCATGACCAACAAGAAGTGGGGCCGGGTCGGCGACGCGCCCATCATTGGAGCCGGCACCTGGGCCGACGACGGCTGCGGCGTTTCCGGCACCGGCTGGGGCGAGTTCTACATCCGCAATGCGGTCGCGCACGACATCTGCGCGCGTGTGGCCTACCGCGGCGATTCGCTGCAGGCCGCGGCCGAGGAAGTGGTCAACCGGATCGTTCCCGCCGCCGGCGGCGACGGCGGCGCCATTGCCATGGACCGCCAGGGCAACATCGCCATGCCGTTCAACAGCGGCAGCATGTTCCGCGGCTGGATCAGGACCGACGGTAGTCGCGGTACGGCGATCCACGAGGCGGAGTAG
- a CDS encoding antibiotic biosynthesis monooxygenase — protein MSRCALLARLEAKPGKEDQLEQFLRSALPLAEAEPATRTWFALRFGPSSFGIYDTFDTEAGRQAHLDGPIAAALMERADELLSQPPQIDRVDLLASKLPH, from the coding sequence ATGTCCCGCTGCGCTCTGCTGGCACGGCTAGAGGCCAAACCCGGCAAGGAAGACCAGCTGGAACAGTTCCTTCGCAGCGCCCTGCCGCTGGCGGAAGCCGAACCGGCGACACGCACCTGGTTCGCCCTGCGCTTCGGCCCGAGCAGCTTCGGCATCTACGACACCTTCGACACCGAGGCCGGCCGCCAGGCGCACCTGGACGGACCCATTGCGGCGGCGCTGATGGAGCGCGCCGACGAGCTGCTTTCGCAGCCCCCGCAGATCGACCGGGTCGACCTGCTGGCCAGCAAGCTGCCGCACTGA